A genomic window from Chelonoidis abingdonii isolate Lonesome George chromosome 26, CheloAbing_2.0, whole genome shotgun sequence includes:
- the TNFSF14 gene encoding tumor necrosis factor ligand superfamily member 14: MGDGVVYPSVFVVDGQQHGVPFVPPMRKKRRMCWHSQFFLACLVILALAGVATEGYFLIRFQKELEKATSQVGEEAGPISEKSIQDRKLHAEKPAAHVLGAAFTTSGNGSLQWEHSKDWAFLHDMGYQGGSLVCIKPGYYYIYSKIHLMAQSCSQQGQSSVIYHGIYKKTPRYVEEMKLVENLILYCDGKDSGFWRQNSFLGGIFHLEEEEQIYVKVSQRQMLQIRDGTRSYFGTFMI, translated from the exons ATGGGCGATGGGGTGGTGTATCCTTCTGTCTTCGTGGTGGACGGCCAGCAGCACGGGGTCCCCTTTGTCCCACCCATGAGGAAGAAGCGACGGATGTGCTGGCACAGCCAGTTCTTCCTGGCCTGTCTGGTCATCTTAGCCCTGGCCGGCGTGGCCACCGAAGGCTATTTCCTGATCCGCTTCCAGAAAGAGCTGGAGAAGGCGACGTCCCAGGTTGGG GAGGAAGCAGGGCCCATCTCCGAGAAGTCCATTCAAG ACCGGAAACTTCATGCTGAGAAGCCAGCAGCTCATGTCTTGG GTGCAGCCTTCACCACCTCTGGGAATGGTTCTCTGCAGTGGGAACACAGTAAGGACTGGGCTTTCCTGCATGACATGGGTTACCAGGGCGGCTCCCTGGTCTGCATCAAGCCCGGCTACTATTACATCTACTCCAAGATCCATCTTATGGCGCAGAGTTGCTCTCAGCAGGGCCAGAGTTCTGTCATCTATCATGGCATCTATAAGAAGACCCCCAGGTATGTCGAGGAGATGAAACTTGTGGAGAACCTGATCCTTTACTGCGATGGGAAGGACAGCGGGTTCTGGCGGCAAAACAGCTTCCTGGGAGGAATCTTccacctggaggaggaggagcagattTACGTCAAGGTGTCACAGAGACAGATGCTACAGATCAGAGATGGCACTCGGTCTTATTTTGGCACCTTCATGATCTGA